Proteins co-encoded in one uncultured Draconibacterium sp. genomic window:
- a CDS encoding AMP-binding protein: protein MIEKYLKQTAFSDFEDFKANYELIIPEDFNFAYDVVDGWAEEEPNKRALLWTNDKGESRTYTFGELKEITDRTAGYFSSLGIGKGDMVMAILKRRAEFWFTIIALHKIGAVIIPATHLLTKKDIVYRNNAATIKAIVCDGDELITTHVNDALPESPSIEKVVSIGPVIPEGWEDFHKGIENAEPFQRPAEPTKNDDPIIVSFTSGTTGDPKMVVLDSVYPLAHIVTAKYWQNLHHNSLHLTIADTGWLKAVWGKLYGQWLVGASVFVYDHEKFTPSDILEVLSKYQVTSLCAPPTIFRFLIREDISKYDLSALEWCTIAGEALNPEVYNRFYDLTGIKLREGYGQSETTLSVFTSPWVEPKPGSMGLPSPHYDIDLLTSEGRSAEAGEQGQIVIRIDKDYPAGLFDGYYRNKQLTDEAMSDGVYYTGDLAWKDEDGYLWFVGRADDVIKSSGYRIGPFEVESALMTHPAVIECAITGVPDEIRGQIVKATVVLAPNYKDRAGDELAKELQNHVKEVTAPYKYPRQIEFVNELPKTISGKIRRVEIRERDHVV from the coding sequence ATGATTGAAAAATATTTAAAACAGACTGCTTTTTCCGACTTTGAGGATTTTAAAGCCAATTACGAGTTAATTATTCCGGAGGATTTCAACTTTGCCTACGACGTGGTTGATGGCTGGGCAGAAGAAGAACCCAACAAAAGGGCTTTACTCTGGACAAACGATAAAGGCGAGAGCCGGACTTACACTTTCGGCGAACTAAAAGAAATTACCGATCGCACTGCCGGTTATTTTTCGTCGCTGGGAATTGGGAAAGGCGATATGGTTATGGCCATTTTAAAACGCCGTGCCGAGTTTTGGTTTACCATTATTGCATTGCATAAAATTGGAGCAGTTATTATTCCTGCCACTCATTTACTCACCAAAAAGGACATTGTTTACCGTAACAACGCCGCTACAATAAAAGCTATTGTTTGCGATGGTGATGAGCTGATTACCACGCATGTAAATGATGCTTTGCCCGAATCGCCATCCATTGAAAAGGTGGTTTCGATAGGGCCGGTTATTCCCGAAGGTTGGGAAGATTTTCATAAAGGAATTGAAAATGCAGAGCCCTTTCAGCGTCCTGCAGAACCTACAAAAAATGACGATCCAATAATTGTAAGTTTTACATCGGGAACTACCGGCGATCCGAAAATGGTGGTACTCGACAGTGTTTATCCGCTGGCGCACATTGTTACGGCTAAATACTGGCAAAACCTTCATCACAACAGTTTGCATTTAACCATTGCTGATACTGGCTGGTTGAAAGCTGTGTGGGGAAAATTGTATGGTCAGTGGCTGGTTGGCGCATCTGTATTCGTATATGATCATGAAAAATTTACGCCTTCCGATATTCTGGAGGTGCTTTCGAAATACCAGGTTACATCGCTTTGTGCCCCGCCAACTATCTTCCGCTTTTTAATTCGGGAAGATATTAGCAAATACGATTTGTCGGCGCTGGAATGGTGCACCATTGCCGGAGAAGCATTAAATCCTGAGGTTTACAATCGTTTTTACGACTTAACAGGAATTAAACTGCGCGAAGGTTACGGACAAAGTGAAACAACGTTGTCGGTTTTTACTTCGCCATGGGTTGAACCAAAACCGGGTTCGATGGGACTTCCAAGTCCGCACTACGATATCGATCTGCTGACTTCGGAAGGACGATCTGCCGAAGCCGGAGAGCAGGGGCAAATTGTAATTCGTATCGATAAAGATTATCCGGCCGGATTGTTTGATGGCTATTACCGCAATAAACAATTGACCGACGAAGCCATGTCGGATGGAGTTTATTACACCGGAGATTTGGCCTGGAAAGATGAAGATGGCTATTTGTGGTTTGTTGGTCGTGCCGATGATGTGATTAAAAGCTCAGGTTACCGTATCGGGCCTTTCGAAGTGGAGAGTGCGCTGATGACACACCCTGCTGTCATAGAATGTGCTATTACAGGAGTTCCTGACGAAATTCGTGGACAGATTGTAAAAGCTACTGTTGTTTTGGCTCCGAATTATAAAGACCGTGCTGGCGATGAGTTGGCAAAAGAGTTACAAAATCACGTAAAAGAGGTAACTGCTCCGTATAAATATCCGCGGCAAATTGAGTTTGTTAATGAGCTGCCAAAAACCATCAGCGGAAAAATTCGCCGGGTGGAAATTCGTGAGCGCGATCATGTGGTTTAG
- a CDS encoding XRE family transcriptional regulator has product MNGQIKEIAMRLRGLRDMLNLSVDEIATSCRVSAEEYEDYESGKTDIPIGVLENISKKYNIGLTALLFGDEPHMKSFYLTRAGQGTAMERTRAYKYQALASGFTGRKADPFIVTIEPDAEEKPIHLNSHNGQEMNYVLEGKMLLSVGGHELTLNEGDSLYFDATLPHGMKALEGKIVKFLAVIL; this is encoded by the coding sequence ATGAACGGCCAAATTAAAGAAATAGCCATGAGGCTAAGAGGTTTACGCGATATGCTCAATCTTTCTGTTGATGAAATAGCTACAAGCTGCAGAGTGTCCGCCGAAGAATACGAGGATTACGAAAGCGGAAAAACGGATATTCCAATTGGAGTTCTCGAAAACATATCGAAAAAATATAATATTGGGTTAACGGCATTGCTGTTTGGCGATGAACCCCATATGAAATCGTTTTATTTAACCCGGGCCGGACAGGGAACTGCCATGGAACGTACCCGGGCGTATAAATACCAGGCCCTGGCATCGGGGTTTACAGGACGGAAAGCCGATCCGTTTATTGTAACCATTGAGCCGGATGCTGAAGAAAAGCCAATTCATCTGAATAGTCACAACGGACAGGAAATGAACTATGTTTTGGAAGGTAAAATGCTGCTGAGTGTCGGAGGACACGAATTAACATTGAACGAAGGAGACAGCCTTTATTTCGATGCTACACTTCCGCACGGAATGAAAGCATTGGAGGGAAAAATAGTAAAATTTCTGGCCGTAATTCTATAA
- a CDS encoding S9 family peptidase: MADYAELLLLSGFNIKFKEMRRSIIILFLFVQAFAFAQTKQMSLEDAVYGRYSYLYPESMSGLQWLDDEHFSFVEDTSVVSESAKTGEKNTVFSFSELNEITGVNLKRIPLYRWINETDLLFLSANKYWMVDLDKKEVKLQIELPEKAENASFSENGKFVAFTQGDDLFIALANGTTKQITSDGGNGIVNGQTVHRNEFGISGGIFNSPEGNFVAFYRKDESMVKDYPLVDFMAREAEYTPVKYPMAGMASHHVTLGVYNIETGKTTFLKTGEPLDHFLTNVAWSPDEKYIYMAELNREQNHMQLNCYDVATGEKVKTLFEESAETYVEPLYPIQFSKVNPNEFYYLSRQDGWFHVYKYNTNGELVKQITKGEWEVTKMLGFDAKEKTLFVEATIDDPLQNNIYTVNVKSGKTERLSTETGVHSGSLSPDATYLIDRWSANEVPGKVDLIAANGKDKRTIFESEDPLADYQLGENKLVTLKTKDGKYDLYGRLILPNNFDPTKKYPVVVYVYGGPHSQLVTKSWHNQARWWQYYMASQGYIAFTLDNRGTSNRGRAFETAIHRNLGVLETEDQMQGIEYLLSLPYVDADRIGVHGWSYGGFMTLNLKLKHPEIFKVAVAGGPVVDWSMYEIMYGERYMDMPQENPDGYKNANMTNYIENLEGKLMLIHGVQDKTVVMQHSMKFLRECVKQNKQVDFFAYPIHPHNVRGKDRVHLMEKVSQYFFENL; encoded by the coding sequence ATGGCAGATTACGCAGAACTTTTACTACTTTCGGGCTTCAATATTAAATTCAAAGAAATGCGTCGAAGTATAATTATTCTTTTCCTTTTTGTTCAGGCTTTTGCTTTTGCCCAAACCAAACAAATGAGCCTGGAAGATGCCGTTTACGGGCGGTATTCGTATTTGTATCCCGAGTCAATGTCGGGTTTACAATGGTTAGATGATGAACATTTTTCTTTTGTTGAAGATACATCTGTCGTATCTGAGTCGGCAAAGACAGGTGAAAAAAATACGGTTTTTTCGTTCAGCGAGTTAAACGAAATTACCGGTGTAAACTTAAAACGCATTCCATTATACCGCTGGATTAACGAAACAGATCTTCTGTTTTTGTCGGCTAATAAATATTGGATGGTTGACCTGGATAAAAAGGAAGTAAAGCTTCAGATTGAACTTCCTGAAAAAGCAGAGAATGCAAGTTTCTCAGAAAACGGAAAATTTGTGGCTTTCACTCAGGGAGATGATTTATTTATCGCGCTGGCTAACGGAACAACAAAACAAATTACCAGCGATGGCGGTAACGGAATTGTAAACGGACAAACGGTTCACCGTAACGAATTTGGCATATCTGGCGGTATTTTCAATTCGCCCGAAGGAAATTTTGTGGCTTTCTACCGCAAAGACGAGAGTATGGTGAAAGATTACCCGCTGGTTGATTTTATGGCTCGCGAAGCCGAATACACACCGGTAAAATACCCAATGGCAGGAATGGCAAGTCATCATGTAACTTTGGGCGTTTATAATATCGAAACAGGAAAAACAACCTTCCTGAAAACCGGGGAACCACTGGATCATTTTCTTACCAATGTGGCCTGGTCGCCCGATGAAAAATACATTTACATGGCGGAGTTGAACCGCGAACAAAACCACATGCAGTTAAATTGTTACGATGTGGCAACCGGCGAAAAAGTGAAAACACTTTTTGAAGAATCGGCTGAAACATATGTGGAACCGCTTTACCCCATTCAGTTTTCGAAAGTAAATCCAAACGAATTTTATTACCTGAGCCGTCAGGATGGATGGTTTCATGTATACAAATACAACACCAATGGCGAGCTAGTGAAGCAAATTACAAAAGGGGAGTGGGAAGTAACCAAAATGCTTGGTTTCGATGCAAAAGAAAAGACCTTGTTTGTTGAAGCGACCATTGACGATCCGTTGCAAAATAACATTTATACAGTGAATGTAAAATCCGGCAAAACAGAGCGACTTTCTACCGAAACAGGTGTGCATAGTGGAAGTTTGAGTCCCGATGCAACTTATCTGATCGATCGTTGGTCGGCAAATGAGGTGCCGGGGAAAGTTGATTTAATTGCAGCAAACGGAAAAGACAAACGAACTATTTTCGAGTCAGAAGATCCGCTTGCAGACTATCAACTTGGCGAAAACAAACTGGTAACCTTAAAAACAAAAGACGGAAAATATGATTTGTACGGACGATTGATTTTGCCGAATAATTTTGACCCCACTAAAAAATATCCCGTTGTAGTTTATGTTTATGGCGGACCTCACTCGCAACTGGTAACCAAAAGCTGGCACAATCAGGCGCGCTGGTGGCAATACTATATGGCTTCGCAGGGTTACATTGCTTTTACGCTCGATAACCGCGGAACCTCAAATCGTGGCCGTGCGTTTGAAACTGCCATTCACCGAAATTTGGGTGTATTGGAAACCGAAGACCAGATGCAGGGAATTGAATACCTGCTTTCTTTGCCTTATGTTGATGCCGACAGGATTGGTGTTCACGGATGGAGTTACGGCGGTTTTATGACGTTAAATCTGAAACTGAAACATCCTGAGATTTTTAAAGTGGCAGTTGCCGGTGGCCCGGTGGTTGACTGGAGCATGTACGAAATTATGTACGGCGAGCGCTACATGGATATGCCGCAGGAAAATCCTGACGGATATAAGAATGCAAACATGACCAATTACATCGAGAACCTGGAAGGAAAACTGATGTTGATTCACGGCGTACAGGATAAAACTGTGGTAATGCAACACAGTATGAAATTCTTGCGCGAATGTGTAAAGCAGAACAAGCAGGTTGACTTTTTTGCTTACCCGATTCATCCGCATAATGTACGCGGGAAAGATCGGGTTCACCTGATGGAAAAGGTAAGTCAGTATTTTTTCGAGAACCTCTAG
- a CDS encoding von Willebrand factor type A domain-containing protein, translating into MKQFIISLAIILIFSGIGMATEQRIISGTVSDESGAPLPGVTVMVQNTSRGTLTDIKGYYSIRVTPKDKKLVFSFIGMETEKVRISEANTINVKMTNAQVNCEEVVVVGYGSQDRAMITGAVSMQKSAIFSPSVVNDNFDWNTENYSTIHENGFRNVRVNPLSTFSIDVDNASYSNVRRYLNSGNLPPVDAVRIEEMINYFSYDYPEPQGEHPFSVSTEVSACPWNSENYLMHIGLKGKSFDKTELPPSNLVFLFDVSGSMNSPQKLPLLKRAFKMLVNELRPNDRVAIVVYAGAAGKVLDSTPGNQKTKIINALQKLNAGGSTAGGAGIKLAYKIAEENFIEGGNNRIILATDGDFNVGVSSTSEMERLVEQKRENGVSISVLGFGSGNIKDDKMETIADKGNGNYAYIDNIQEARKVLVSEFGGTLFTIAKDVKFQLEFNPKQVKAYRLVGYENRLLNDEDFNDDKKDAGEIGAGHTVTALYEVVPAGADTDTPSVDPLKYQTSKTVSGKNGDELLTIKLRYKKPDEHESRLLELPVENNLNVETSDNFRFSAAVASFGMLLRKSEFAGNTTIDSVVKLAEGAKGADKEGYRSEFIRLVKAVDDLKLVAEEK; encoded by the coding sequence ATGAAACAATTTATTATCTCACTGGCCATTATTCTCATTTTTTCGGGTATTGGCATGGCAACAGAACAACGAATCATTTCGGGTACCGTTAGCGACGAATCAGGTGCTCCGCTTCCGGGAGTAACAGTAATGGTTCAGAATACATCGCGCGGAACACTTACTGATATAAAAGGTTATTACAGTATTAGAGTAACCCCAAAGGATAAAAAACTGGTGTTTTCGTTTATTGGAATGGAAACCGAAAAAGTACGAATAAGTGAAGCGAATACGATAAATGTAAAAATGACCAACGCCCAGGTTAATTGTGAGGAAGTTGTGGTGGTTGGTTACGGAAGCCAGGACCGAGCGATGATTACCGGCGCTGTATCGATGCAGAAAAGCGCCATCTTTTCTCCTTCGGTAGTGAATGATAATTTTGATTGGAACACTGAAAATTATTCAACAATTCATGAAAATGGATTTAGAAATGTACGGGTTAATCCTTTGTCTACTTTTTCTATTGATGTTGATAATGCTTCGTATTCCAATGTACGCAGGTACTTAAATTCCGGGAATTTACCTCCCGTTGATGCCGTTCGTATTGAAGAAATGATCAACTATTTTTCGTACGATTATCCTGAACCACAGGGCGAACACCCGTTTAGTGTTTCAACAGAAGTTTCGGCTTGTCCCTGGAATAGCGAAAATTACCTGATGCATATTGGCCTGAAAGGTAAAAGTTTCGATAAAACGGAATTACCTCCCTCTAACCTGGTGTTTTTGTTTGATGTTTCTGGTTCTATGAATTCTCCGCAGAAATTGCCTTTGCTAAAACGCGCGTTTAAAATGTTGGTGAACGAACTTCGTCCGAACGACCGTGTGGCGATTGTTGTTTATGCAGGAGCTGCCGGAAAAGTACTGGATTCAACACCCGGAAATCAAAAAACTAAAATTATTAATGCGCTTCAGAAATTAAATGCAGGTGGTTCAACAGCCGGAGGAGCAGGTATAAAACTGGCCTACAAAATTGCCGAAGAGAATTTTATTGAAGGTGGAAACAACCGGATTATTCTTGCTACCGATGGCGATTTTAATGTGGGTGTTTCAAGTACTTCAGAAATGGAACGCCTGGTGGAACAAAAACGTGAAAATGGTGTGTCTATTTCGGTTTTGGGCTTTGGCTCAGGTAATATAAAAGACGATAAAATGGAAACCATTGCTGATAAAGGAAATGGAAACTATGCGTATATCGATAATATTCAGGAAGCACGAAAAGTTCTTGTAAGCGAATTTGGTGGGACCCTTTTTACCATTGCAAAAGACGTAAAATTTCAGTTGGAATTTAACCCAAAACAGGTAAAAGCATATCGTTTAGTGGGGTACGAAAATCGTTTACTGAACGATGAGGATTTTAACGATGATAAAAAAGATGCCGGAGAAATCGGAGCAGGACATACGGTAACTGCACTTTATGAAGTTGTTCCTGCCGGAGCAGATACTGATACACCTTCTGTAGATCCGCTAAAATATCAAACAAGTAAAACGGTTTCAGGAAAAAACGGAGATGAGTTGCTGACGATAAAATTGCGTTACAAAAAACCGGACGAACACGAAAGTCGCTTGTTGGAATTGCCTGTGGAAAATAACTTAAATGTGGAAACTTCAGATAATTTTCGTTTTTCTGCAGCCGTAGCCTCGTTTGGTATGTTGTTGCGTAAATCGGAGTTTGCGGGAAATACAACCATTGATTCGGTGGTGAAACTTGCCGAAGGAGCAAAAGGTGCCGACAAGGAAGGATATCGTAGCGAATTTATCCGTTTGGTAAAAGCTGTAGACGACCTGAAGTTGGTGGCCGAAGAAAAATAA
- a CDS encoding sigma-70 family RNA polymerase sigma factor: MRLTLFQKNIRKLSDDELLNLFQKNIETEYLGELYKRYMHLVYGVCLKYYKDVEQAKDAVIEIYEKLQADLPNQQIKNFKSWLYVVTKNYCLMELRKNKSRKIVLTSNNEELTIFMENEVELHPIDRENNSEKTANALEDCIKRLKAEQKQSIRLFYFESKSYREIADELKTEIKRIKSLIQNGKRNLKICLESKNEQE, from the coding sequence ATGCGGCTTACCCTATTTCAAAAAAATATCAGGAAGCTGAGCGATGACGAATTGCTCAATCTGTTTCAAAAAAATATTGAAACGGAATATCTTGGTGAGCTTTACAAACGTTATATGCATTTGGTTTACGGAGTTTGCCTGAAATATTACAAAGACGTTGAACAGGCGAAAGATGCAGTGATTGAAATTTATGAGAAGCTACAGGCGGATCTTCCCAATCAGCAAATAAAAAACTTTAAAAGCTGGCTGTACGTAGTTACCAAAAATTATTGTTTAATGGAATTGCGTAAAAACAAATCGCGAAAAATAGTTTTAACTTCAAATAACGAAGAACTGACTATTTTTATGGAAAATGAAGTGGAATTGCATCCTATTGACAGAGAGAATAACAGCGAAAAGACAGCAAATGCGCTGGAAGATTGTATAAAACGGCTTAAGGCAGAACAAAAACAAAGTATCCGGTTGTTTTATTTTGAAAGCAAAAGTTACCGCGAAATAGCCGATGAGTTAAAAACCGAAATAAAAAGAATAAAGAGTTTGATTCAGAATGGTAAGCGCAACCTGAAGATTTGTTTGGAAAGTAAAAATGAGCAGGAATAA
- a CDS encoding carboxypeptidase-like regulatory domain-containing protein, whose product MSRNKNHIDKELFRRYLSDEMTDAERNAFEKELQKNSFEAEAMDGFENVSSAKFESDLNELSPKISSKKPKSRMPYFAAAATILLLITSGIIWMQLNRQQPIQKVSEVKIDKAEKKTVKPVEQESAKTEVTDDTAIKQAGEKQSEIKTRAEQAPAKEKETEEEEKIITIEEQFAVDEAEIISKTIPVQADEQALAKDTPVKITSNKSIELAQTKPTPFQRLKTAPAKENVIRGQILSDTDGLPLPGVTVIEKGTDNGTITDINGNFKMKLENDSNPVIASFIGMEPTKFQPKKDSDNIITLTTDDVALSEVVVVGYGSQQKNSVTGSTMVVPVESITSDAEPICGMNKYKAYLKEKAVLPSDYETDKVVVRLRFTIANSGEIQSFQNLNDADESFYEQAKIIVFNGPAWKPVNNNNNNSNIYSTVNLRVVFKKTDD is encoded by the coding sequence ATGAGCAGGAATAAAAATCATATCGATAAGGAATTATTCAGGCGGTATTTGTCGGATGAAATGACAGATGCCGAACGAAATGCTTTTGAAAAAGAGCTGCAAAAGAATTCGTTTGAAGCGGAAGCTATGGATGGTTTTGAGAACGTATCTTCTGCAAAATTCGAAAGTGATTTGAATGAGCTATCCCCAAAAATAAGCAGCAAAAAACCTAAAAGCAGAATGCCTTACTTTGCAGCCGCTGCAACTATTCTGTTACTCATAACTTCTGGTATTATCTGGATGCAATTAAATCGCCAACAGCCGATCCAGAAAGTTAGTGAAGTAAAAATTGACAAGGCGGAGAAAAAAACGGTAAAACCTGTGGAGCAAGAGTCTGCAAAAACAGAAGTTACTGACGATACAGCTATTAAACAGGCCGGGGAAAAACAATCTGAAATAAAAACGAGAGCAGAGCAAGCACCAGCCAAAGAAAAGGAAACTGAGGAAGAAGAGAAAATAATCACGATTGAAGAACAGTTTGCAGTTGACGAGGCTGAAATCATTTCAAAAACAATTCCGGTGCAAGCAGATGAACAAGCCCTTGCAAAAGACACTCCAGTTAAAATTACCTCGAATAAATCGATAGAATTGGCCCAAACAAAACCCACTCCGTTTCAGCGATTAAAAACAGCTCCGGCAAAAGAGAATGTAATCCGTGGACAAATTTTATCCGATACCGACGGCCTTCCACTTCCCGGAGTAACGGTTATTGAAAAAGGAACCGACAATGGCACTATAACAGACATTAACGGTAATTTTAAAATGAAACTTGAAAACGACAGCAATCCTGTTATAGCCAGCTTTATTGGGATGGAACCGACAAAATTTCAACCTAAAAAAGACTCGGATAATATTATAACCTTAACAACCGATGATGTAGCGTTAAGTGAAGTTGTTGTTGTTGGATATGGCTCGCAGCAGAAAAACAGTGTTACAGGCTCAACAATGGTAGTACCGGTTGAATCTATAACTTCAGATGCCGAACCCATTTGCGGAATGAACAAGTACAAAGCTTACCTAAAAGAAAAAGCTGTTTTACCTAGCGATTATGAAACGGACAAAGTTGTTGTTCGGTTGCGTTTCACGATTGCTAATTCCGGAGAAATCCAATCGTTTCAGAACTTAAATGATGCTGATGAAAGTTTCTACGAACAGGCAAAAATCATTGTATTTAACGGCCCAGCCTGGAAACCTGTCAACAATAATAATAATAATAGCAACATCTATTCTACTGTAAATTTACGAGTGGTTTTCAAAAAGACTGACGACTAA
- a CDS encoding nuclear transport factor 2 family protein, with protein MRRTFVISLMILLFAISGFAQEKLTKSEKQHILSLLEKQTEAWNEGNLEQFMETYWKSDKLVFMGSHGPTYGWQATLDSYKKGYPDKTAMGHLEFKILDINKIDTKTVFLIGRFELTREIGDLAGHFTLIIQKIDGKWVIISDHSSGES; from the coding sequence ATGAGAAGGACTTTTGTAATCAGCTTAATGATTTTACTGTTTGCCATTTCCGGATTTGCACAGGAGAAACTCACAAAAAGTGAAAAGCAACATATTCTATCACTACTTGAGAAACAGACAGAAGCCTGGAACGAGGGTAATCTTGAACAGTTTATGGAAACCTACTGGAAATCGGATAAGCTGGTGTTTATGGGCTCGCACGGACCAACATACGGCTGGCAGGCAACGCTTGATAGCTACAAAAAAGGTTACCCGGATAAAACAGCAATGGGACACCTGGAATTTAAAATTCTGGATATTAATAAAATTGACACTAAAACAGTTTTTCTAATCGGACGTTTTGAGTTAACCCGCGAAATTGGTGATCTGGCAGGCCATTTTACGCTGATTATTCAAAAGATTGATGGGAAGTGGGTGATCATTAGCGATCATTCGAGCGGCGAAAGTTAG
- a CDS encoding SIMPL domain-containing protein, translated as MKKIILSLAIVFFTLGSFAQDKQGGLITVEGKSSIKLAPEDISFTVNFSVKDENYKQCAEMSVEKMDKVKKLFIKNGIDEELIKTNSFSIHEVQKYDPELRKSVFDGYEANIPVTIRTKKDYEKNDKIFELIKDNLQSSFSLNFALSEEQMETVKEKLIQLAVEDAKQKATIIAQSAEVDLGKIKSIQYGEPRMIGSFNTDMELMRAETMPLMNAAKADITSVLSPDEIEMRTNIVIAWEI; from the coding sequence ATGAAGAAAATTATTTTATCCCTGGCCATTGTGTTTTTCACACTCGGCTCTTTTGCTCAAGATAAACAAGGTGGACTTATTACCGTGGAAGGAAAGTCGTCAATTAAGTTAGCTCCCGAAGACATCTCGTTTACTGTAAATTTTAGCGTAAAAGATGAAAATTATAAACAGTGTGCTGAGATGTCGGTTGAAAAAATGGACAAAGTAAAGAAACTGTTTATTAAAAACGGGATCGACGAGGAACTGATAAAAACAAACAGTTTTTCAATCCACGAAGTACAAAAGTACGACCCGGAACTTCGAAAGTCAGTATTTGATGGCTACGAAGCCAATATTCCCGTTACTATTCGTACAAAAAAGGATTATGAAAAGAACGACAAGATTTTTGAATTGATAAAAGACAACCTTCAGTCGAGTTTCAGTTTAAACTTTGCGCTTTCGGAAGAACAAATGGAAACAGTAAAAGAAAAACTAATCCAGCTGGCCGTTGAAGATGCCAAACAAAAAGCAACTATAATTGCCCAAAGTGCAGAAGTTGATTTGGGCAAAATAAAATCGATACAATACGGAGAACCCCGAATGATAGGATCTTTCAATACAGATATGGAACTGATGAGGGCAGAAACAATGCCTTTAATGAATGCAGCAAAAGCGGATATTACTTCTGTACTTTCGCCCGACGAAATTGAAATGCGAACAAATATCGTTATTGCCTGGGAAATATAA
- a CDS encoding beta-phosphoglucomutase family hydrolase, whose amino-acid sequence MAITVHPEAKALIFDLDGTLSNSLPVHLETWKIVAKKYNFDFDPNIIHEMTGRPTIEFAKRIVEQYNVDEQPEILVRLKQQAFWDSAHLLQPIEEVISIVKSYHGKLPMSVGTGASGKSAEVQLKELGLREYFDFVVSADDVQKHKPHPETFVKCAELMGVEPQLCQVFEDGDLGISAAKEAGMFVTDVREHIVYGDWKMTANK is encoded by the coding sequence ATGGCAATTACAGTTCATCCCGAGGCAAAAGCCTTAATTTTTGATTTAGACGGAACCCTGTCGAACTCGCTTCCCGTGCATTTGGAAACCTGGAAAATAGTGGCGAAAAAATATAATTTTGATTTTGACCCAAATATTATTCATGAAATGACCGGTCGTCCGACCATTGAATTTGCCAAACGAATTGTTGAGCAATACAACGTGGATGAACAGCCCGAAATTCTTGTTCGCCTGAAACAACAAGCATTCTGGGATTCGGCGCATTTGCTTCAACCGATAGAAGAGGTGATTTCGATTGTAAAAAGTTATCACGGGAAACTCCCCATGTCCGTGGGAACCGGTGCAAGTGGAAAAAGTGCCGAGGTACAGTTAAAAGAACTGGGGCTTCGTGAATATTTCGATTTTGTAGTTTCAGCCGACGACGTACAAAAACACAAACCACACCCGGAAACTTTTGTAAAATGTGCCGAATTGATGGGTGTTGAACCACAACTCTGCCAGGTTTTCGAAGATGGCGATCTGGGAATTTCAGCAGCAAAAGAAGCTGGAATGTTTGTTACCGATGTGCGCGAACACATTGTATATGGCGATTGGAAAATGACAGCAAACAAGTAA